A window of Lepidochelys kempii isolate rLepKem1 chromosome 1, rLepKem1.hap2, whole genome shotgun sequence contains these coding sequences:
- the LOC140898428 gene encoding solute carrier family 25 member 33-like isoform X2: protein MNSSGCGGTAGAILTCPLEVVKTRLQSSSLALRPLCLPEMQLQGLNGGFVRPASPSPGVLQLMRAILEKEGIRSLFRGLGPNLVGVAPSRAIYFAAYAGAKEKLNVVFRPESKKVHVLSAVCAGVTSATLTNPIWLVKTRMQLEARARGEKQSNALQCAIRVYRTEGLRGFYRGISASYAGVSETVIHFVIYEALKQQLREQQPFLPTAFALAPNSHDFFGLMAAAAISKTCASCIAYPHEVVRTRLREEGSRYRSFLQTLRLVAQEEGPLALYRGLLAQMMRQIPNTAIMMATYELIIHLATKL, encoded by the exons ATGTGGCGGCACAGCTGGAGCCATCCTGACCTGCCCCCTGGAAGTGGTGAAGACACGTCTGCAGTCATCCTCGTTGGCCCTGCGCCCTCTCTGCCTTCCTGAGATGCAgctgcaggggctgaatggggggTTTGTGCGTCCAGCCTCACCCTCACCTGGCGTGCTACAGCtgatgag GGCCATCCTGGAGAAGGAAGGAATCCGCTCCCTCTTCCGAGGCCTGGGTCCCAACCTTGTTGGAGTCGCCCCGTCCAG GGCCATCTATTTTGCTGCCTATGCTGGGGCTAAGGAGAAGCTCAATGTTGTCTTCAGACCTGAGTCCAAGAAAGTTCATGTGCTCTCGGCAGTCTGTGCAG GGGTCACCTCCGCCACACTTACCAATCCCATCTGGCTGGTGAAAACCAGGATGCAGCTGGAAGCCAG GGcaaggggggagaagcagagtaaTGCCCTCCAGTGTGCCATACGAGTGTACCGCACTGAGGGCCTGCGTGGATTTTACCGTGGAATCAGTGCCTCCTACGCTGGAGTCTCCGAGACAGTCATCCATTTTGTCATCTATGAGGCGCTGAAACAACAGCTGCGGGAGCAACAGCCATTCCTCCCAACAGCCTTTGCACTTGCACCTAACAGCCATGATTTCTTTGGACTCATGGCAGCTGCTGCCATCTCCAAGACATGTGCCTCATGTATTGCATACCCACACG AGGTTGTCCGGACACGGCTGCGGGAAGAAGGGTCCCGTTATCGCTCCTTTCTGCAGACCCTGCGGCTGGTGGCCCAAGAAGAGGGACCCCTGGCTCTGTACCGAGGACTCCTGGCCCAGATGATGCGCCAGATCCCCAACACAGCTATCATGATGGCTACCTATGAACTGATCATCCACTTGGCCACCAAACTGTGA
- the LOC140898428 gene encoding solute carrier family 25 member 33-like isoform X1, whose translation MPCRSTLLHLLAGGCGGTAGAILTCPLEVVKTRLQSSSLALRPLCLPEMQLQGLNGGFVRPASPSPGVLQLMRAILEKEGIRSLFRGLGPNLVGVAPSRAIYFAAYAGAKEKLNVVFRPESKKVHVLSAVCAGVTSATLTNPIWLVKTRMQLEARARGEKQSNALQCAIRVYRTEGLRGFYRGISASYAGVSETVIHFVIYEALKQQLREQQPFLPTAFALAPNSHDFFGLMAAAAISKTCASCIAYPHEVVRTRLREEGSRYRSFLQTLRLVAQEEGPLALYRGLLAQMMRQIPNTAIMMATYELIIHLATKL comes from the exons ATGTGGCGGCACAGCTGGAGCCATCCTGACCTGCCCCCTGGAAGTGGTGAAGACACGTCTGCAGTCATCCTCGTTGGCCCTGCGCCCTCTCTGCCTTCCTGAGATGCAgctgcaggggctgaatggggggTTTGTGCGTCCAGCCTCACCCTCACCTGGCGTGCTACAGCtgatgag GGCCATCCTGGAGAAGGAAGGAATCCGCTCCCTCTTCCGAGGCCTGGGTCCCAACCTTGTTGGAGTCGCCCCGTCCAG GGCCATCTATTTTGCTGCCTATGCTGGGGCTAAGGAGAAGCTCAATGTTGTCTTCAGACCTGAGTCCAAGAAAGTTCATGTGCTCTCGGCAGTCTGTGCAG GGGTCACCTCCGCCACACTTACCAATCCCATCTGGCTGGTGAAAACCAGGATGCAGCTGGAAGCCAG GGcaaggggggagaagcagagtaaTGCCCTCCAGTGTGCCATACGAGTGTACCGCACTGAGGGCCTGCGTGGATTTTACCGTGGAATCAGTGCCTCCTACGCTGGAGTCTCCGAGACAGTCATCCATTTTGTCATCTATGAGGCGCTGAAACAACAGCTGCGGGAGCAACAGCCATTCCTCCCAACAGCCTTTGCACTTGCACCTAACAGCCATGATTTCTTTGGACTCATGGCAGCTGCTGCCATCTCCAAGACATGTGCCTCATGTATTGCATACCCACACG AGGTTGTCCGGACACGGCTGCGGGAAGAAGGGTCCCGTTATCGCTCCTTTCTGCAGACCCTGCGGCTGGTGGCCCAAGAAGAGGGACCCCTGGCTCTGTACCGAGGACTCCTGGCCCAGATGATGCGCCAGATCCCCAACACAGCTATCATGATGGCTACCTATGAACTGATCATCCACTTGGCCACCAAACTGTGA
- the LOC140898428 gene encoding solute carrier family 25 member 33-like isoform X3, giving the protein MQLQGLNGGFVRPASPSPGVLQLMRAILEKEGIRSLFRGLGPNLVGVAPSRAIYFAAYAGAKEKLNVVFRPESKKVHVLSAVCAGVTSATLTNPIWLVKTRMQLEARARGEKQSNALQCAIRVYRTEGLRGFYRGISASYAGVSETVIHFVIYEALKQQLREQQPFLPTAFALAPNSHDFFGLMAAAAISKTCASCIAYPHEVVRTRLREEGSRYRSFLQTLRLVAQEEGPLALYRGLLAQMMRQIPNTAIMMATYELIIHLATKL; this is encoded by the exons ATGCAgctgcaggggctgaatggggggTTTGTGCGTCCAGCCTCACCCTCACCTGGCGTGCTACAGCtgatgag GGCCATCCTGGAGAAGGAAGGAATCCGCTCCCTCTTCCGAGGCCTGGGTCCCAACCTTGTTGGAGTCGCCCCGTCCAG GGCCATCTATTTTGCTGCCTATGCTGGGGCTAAGGAGAAGCTCAATGTTGTCTTCAGACCTGAGTCCAAGAAAGTTCATGTGCTCTCGGCAGTCTGTGCAG GGGTCACCTCCGCCACACTTACCAATCCCATCTGGCTGGTGAAAACCAGGATGCAGCTGGAAGCCAG GGcaaggggggagaagcagagtaaTGCCCTCCAGTGTGCCATACGAGTGTACCGCACTGAGGGCCTGCGTGGATTTTACCGTGGAATCAGTGCCTCCTACGCTGGAGTCTCCGAGACAGTCATCCATTTTGTCATCTATGAGGCGCTGAAACAACAGCTGCGGGAGCAACAGCCATTCCTCCCAACAGCCTTTGCACTTGCACCTAACAGCCATGATTTCTTTGGACTCATGGCAGCTGCTGCCATCTCCAAGACATGTGCCTCATGTATTGCATACCCACACG AGGTTGTCCGGACACGGCTGCGGGAAGAAGGGTCCCGTTATCGCTCCTTTCTGCAGACCCTGCGGCTGGTGGCCCAAGAAGAGGGACCCCTGGCTCTGTACCGAGGACTCCTGGCCCAGATGATGCGCCAGATCCCCAACACAGCTATCATGATGGCTACCTATGAACTGATCATCCACTTGGCCACCAAACTGTGA